The DNA region TCGCCACTGTGACCTGCACCCCTTCGCCGGGAGGCTGCGGCGCCGGGCCGGGCGGTCATCGGATCCCCTCCGGCATCAGCTTGGCGAGGTTGCGCACGCCGCGCAGCTGGAGCTGCTTGATCGCACCGTCGCTGCGGCCCAGGGCCGCCGCGGTCTCGGCGATGCTGAGGCCCTGCAGGAACCGCATCACCAGGCAGTCCCGCTGCTCGTTGGGCAGCTCCTTGAGCGCGTCCAGCAGGATCTCGTTGGTCAGGCTGGCCAGGACCGCCGCCTCCGGGCCCTCGGTGGAGGCGTCGTGCTGTCCCATGTCCTCGGTGGCCATCTCCAACCGGGTGCGGCCGGCCTTGAAGTGGTCGGTGGCCAGGTTGCGCGCGATGGTCATCAACCAGGCGCCGAAGTCCTTGCCCTGCCACCGGAACGAGGACATGTTGCGCAGCGCCCGGAAGAACGTCTCCGAGGTGAGGTCCTCGGCTGTCTGGACGGCGCGCGTGCGGTAGTAGAGGAAGCGGTAGACCGAGGGCTGGTAGTGGTCGTAGAGCAGCCCGAACGCGTCGGCGTCCCCGCCGCGGGCGAGCTCGACGAGCCCGATCAGGCGCTCGCGCTCCTCGGCGCTCTCCTCGGACGAGGCGGCCTGCCCGGTGTCGTCGGGGCGCTGCTCGTCGTCCTCGGGACGGCGGGTGGTCGAACCCGTCGCCTCGGTCTGGAGGCGGTCGCCGGCCAGGTGGGCGCCGGTGCCGGAGGCCATCGCCAGCACTCCGCCGGCCACGCCTGCGGCCGGCCCGGGGGCGAGCGCGGCCAGGACGGCAGCACGCAGCGCATCGAACCCGCGCGCGACGTCCCTCTCCCATGCCATACCAGGACCCCTCCCTCAAGCTCCCAAGTGGGGATCTTACGGTGGAACGCGCCCCGCCGACACCGATCGCACCATATGGGACGTGGTGTCGCACTAGCACCGGGGGCGGTCGGCGCCCGGTGGGGTCGGGTGGCTCGGCTCAGCGACCCAGCCGACGCGCCTGACGCCGTACGACGGAGGCGGTCAGTGCCGCGCCGGCGGCCGCCGACACCCCGATCATCCCCATCCGTGCCGCCTTCCGGCCGGTGCGGTAGTCGTGCACCCGCCACCCGTGCTCACGGGCGTGTGCCCGCAGCTTCGGGTCCGGGTTGATCGCGCACGGGTCGCCCACCATGCTCAGCATCGGCAGGTCGTTCGCGGAGTCCGAGTAGGCAGAGCAGGCGGAGAGGTCCAGACCCTCGCGCTCGGCCAGCGCCTGCACCGCGACCGCCTTGGCTGGCCCGTGCAGCATGTCGCCGACCAGCCGCCCCGTGTAGACCCCGTCCACGTGCTCGGCGACCGTGCCCAGGGCGCCGGTCAGGCCGAGGCGGCGGGCGATCAGGGAGGCGATCTCGATCGGTGCGGCGGTGACCAGCCAGAC from Nocardioides sambongensis includes:
- a CDS encoding sigma-70 family RNA polymerase sigma factor; its protein translation is MAWERDVARGFDALRAAVLAALAPGPAAGVAGGVLAMASGTGAHLAGDRLQTEATGSTTRRPEDDEQRPDDTGQAASSEESAEERERLIGLVELARGGDADAFGLLYDHYQPSVYRFLYYRTRAVQTAEDLTSETFFRALRNMSSFRWQGKDFGAWLMTIARNLATDHFKAGRTRLEMATEDMGQHDASTEGPEAAVLASLTNEILLDALKELPNEQRDCLVMRFLQGLSIAETAAALGRSDGAIKQLQLRGVRNLAKLMPEGIR
- a CDS encoding HAD family hydrolase; protein product: MSPSDRSRRPDLQLRSTLAGEAAAAAAEVETALTTPPDPRAAAFFDVDNTVMQGASIFHLARGLYRRRFFTTRDILGAAWKQAYFRVAGIEDPEHVADARNSALAFIAGHTVTELEELGEEIFDEAMAHRIWPGTRALAQMHLDQGQRVWLVTAAPIEIASLIARRLGLTGALGTVAEHVDGVYTGRLVGDMLHGPAKAVAVQALAEREGLDLSACSAYSDSANDLPMLSMVGDPCAINPDPKLRAHAREHGWRVHDYRTGRKAARMGMIGVSAAAGAALTASVVRRQARRLGR